A single region of the Arthrobacter sp. zg-Y20 genome encodes:
- a CDS encoding iron chelate uptake ABC transporter family permease subunit, with the protein MPESSPSVLPAALTEHRRRPVRTVPAKFWIITLGVVAAALVAVFMTIELRGNLGYILPRRAVKVGSMILVAYAVGVSTVLFQTVTANRILTPSIMGFDALYVLIQTVLVFALGGGALLSLGAPARFGIEVLLMVGFSFLLYRWLFTGGGKSLHLMLLVGIVFGTMFRGFSSLLQRLIDPSEFIILQDLFFASFNNVDAGLLGYSAVAVAVVSAMAWRMRHSFDVLALGRETAVNLGVDHKRAVTATLVICSVLVAVSTALVGPVTFFGLLVASLAYQLCAQFRHAAVLPIAVLLGIIALVGGQLVLERIFDFDTALSIVIEFVGGIVFLILLLRGSVK; encoded by the coding sequence GTGCCTGAGTCCTCCCCCAGCGTGCTGCCCGCAGCCCTCACGGAGCACCGGCGCCGGCCGGTCCGGACGGTGCCGGCGAAATTCTGGATCATCACCCTGGGCGTGGTGGCTGCGGCCCTCGTCGCCGTGTTCATGACCATCGAGCTCCGCGGCAACCTGGGCTACATCCTGCCCCGGCGTGCCGTGAAGGTGGGTTCCATGATCCTGGTGGCCTACGCCGTCGGCGTCTCCACGGTGCTGTTCCAGACCGTGACTGCCAACCGCATCCTCACCCCCTCCATCATGGGCTTCGACGCCCTGTACGTCCTGATCCAGACCGTGCTCGTTTTCGCCCTGGGCGGCGGGGCGCTGCTGTCCCTGGGCGCCCCCGCCCGGTTCGGCATCGAAGTGCTGCTGATGGTGGGCTTCTCCTTCCTGCTGTACCGCTGGCTGTTCACCGGCGGGGGCAAGTCGCTGCACCTGATGCTGCTGGTCGGCATTGTCTTCGGCACCATGTTCCGCGGCTTCTCCTCGCTGCTGCAGCGGCTGATCGACCCGAGCGAATTCATCATCCTGCAGGACCTGTTCTTCGCCAGTTTCAACAACGTGGACGCCGGGCTGCTCGGCTATTCGGCCGTTGCCGTCGCCGTCGTCAGTGCCATGGCCTGGCGCATGCGGCACTCCTTCGACGTGCTGGCGCTGGGCCGGGAAACCGCAGTGAACCTTGGCGTGGACCACAAGCGCGCGGTGACCGCCACGCTGGTCATCTGCTCCGTGCTGGTGGCGGTGTCCACCGCCCTGGTGGGCCCGGTGACCTTCTTCGGCCTGCTCGTCGCGTCCCTGGCCTACCAGCTGTGCGCCCAGTTCCGCCACGCAGCTGTCCTGCCCATTGCCGTGCTCCTGGGCATCATTGCCCTGGTGGGCGGGCAGCTGGTGCTGGAGCGGATCTTCGACTTCGATACCGCCCTGAGCATCGTCATTGAATTCGTGGGCGGCATTGTCTTCCTCATCCTGCTCCTGCGGGGATCGGTGAAATGA
- a CDS encoding shikimate 5-dehydrogenase: MPILNKDMTLCISLAARPSNIGTRFHNYLYDELGLNYVYKAFAPTDLAQAIAGVRGLPIRGAAVSMPYKEEVIALVDRMDPSAKAIDSVNTIVNDDGVLTAYNTDYLAIARLLRDHSVPASHSVLLRGSGGMAKAVAAALRDAGFSDVTVAARNEAAGRTLADLYDFAWQPDPGTSTADLLINVTPLGMAGRDEDVQSFTDDAVAAAKVVFDVVALPAETPLITAARAAGKPVITGAEVIAIQAEEQFVLYTGVRPTPEQVRAASEFSRA, from the coding sequence ATGCCGATCCTGAACAAAGACATGACCCTGTGCATCTCCCTGGCCGCCAGGCCGAGCAACATCGGAACCCGTTTCCACAACTACCTGTATGACGAGCTGGGCCTGAACTACGTCTACAAGGCCTTTGCCCCCACCGACTTGGCGCAGGCCATTGCCGGGGTGCGCGGGCTGCCGATCCGGGGCGCGGCAGTGTCCATGCCGTACAAGGAGGAGGTGATTGCACTGGTGGACCGGATGGACCCTTCTGCCAAGGCCATCGACTCCGTGAACACCATCGTCAACGACGACGGCGTGCTCACCGCTTACAACACGGACTACCTCGCCATCGCCCGGCTGCTGCGGGACCACAGCGTCCCGGCCTCGCACTCAGTGCTGCTGCGCGGGTCCGGCGGCATGGCCAAGGCTGTCGCCGCGGCCCTGCGGGATGCGGGCTTCTCCGACGTCACCGTGGCGGCCCGCAACGAGGCCGCCGGGCGGACGCTGGCGGACCTGTATGACTTCGCGTGGCAGCCGGACCCGGGAACCTCGACGGCGGACCTGCTCATCAACGTGACACCGCTGGGCATGGCGGGCCGGGACGAGGACGTGCAGTCCTTCACTGACGACGCCGTGGCTGCCGCGAAGGTGGTGTTCGACGTCGTCGCGCTGCCTGCCGAGACCCCGCTGATCACGGCCGCGCGGGCTGCCGGCAAACCGGTCATCACTGGCGCGGAGGTCATTGCCATCCAGGCCGAGGAGCAGTTTGTGCTTTACACGGGTGTGCGGCCCACGCCTGAGCAGGTCCGGGCGGCCAGCGAGTTCTCCCGCGCCTGA
- a CDS encoding aminotransferase class I/II-fold pyridoxal phosphate-dependent enzyme, producing the protein MTKISAEPLAALRERTSWKWQTYPQDVLPLFVAEMDYPLAKPVQQAVIDRVLASDTGYIAGPGMVAQAFAGFAARTWGWTVEPGDVRCTTDVSVAIVECLRQTVPVDGSVVITPPVYPPFFELPVEADASVVEVPLLPSAEGWTLDLANIERAFARGADALLLCNPHNPLGLVHSAGTLRALADLSAKYGVAVISDEIHAPLTYSPDSFTPYLTVSDNAREFGICVTAASKAWNIAGTKCAVMAAASERTRLQLDSMPAEVSARTSILGLHATTAAYNDGGPWLAGVMESLAENRILLGELLAEHLPGVGYRAPSAGYLAWLDFGAAGWGDDPAAFALDHARVALEPGLRFGRQGAGFARLNFACSSEVLTEAVSRLAASAALR; encoded by the coding sequence ATGACGAAGATCTCCGCCGAGCCGCTGGCCGCACTGCGGGAGCGGACCAGCTGGAAATGGCAGACGTATCCGCAGGACGTGCTGCCCCTGTTCGTGGCCGAAATGGATTATCCGCTGGCCAAACCCGTGCAGCAGGCCGTCATCGACCGGGTGCTGGCATCGGACACGGGTTACATCGCCGGGCCCGGTATGGTGGCGCAGGCCTTTGCCGGGTTCGCTGCCCGGACCTGGGGCTGGACGGTGGAGCCGGGGGATGTCCGGTGCACTACGGACGTGAGCGTGGCGATTGTGGAATGCCTGCGGCAGACGGTGCCGGTGGACGGCAGTGTGGTGATCACCCCGCCGGTGTATCCGCCGTTCTTCGAACTGCCAGTGGAAGCTGATGCCTCCGTGGTGGAAGTGCCGCTGCTGCCCAGCGCAGAGGGCTGGACGCTGGACCTGGCCAACATCGAGCGCGCCTTTGCCCGCGGCGCTGATGCCCTGTTGCTGTGCAATCCGCACAACCCGCTGGGACTGGTCCACTCCGCCGGCACCCTGCGTGCGCTCGCCGACCTGTCCGCGAAGTACGGCGTGGCCGTGATCAGCGACGAAATCCATGCGCCGCTGACGTATTCGCCAGACTCCTTCACCCCGTACCTCACGGTGTCCGACAACGCGCGGGAGTTCGGCATCTGCGTCACCGCCGCCAGCAAGGCCTGGAACATTGCCGGCACCAAGTGCGCCGTGATGGCGGCGGCAAGTGAACGGACCCGGCTGCAGCTGGACTCCATGCCGGCGGAAGTGTCCGCCCGCACCAGCATCCTGGGCCTGCATGCCACAACAGCGGCGTACAACGACGGCGGCCCTTGGCTGGCCGGGGTGATGGAATCACTGGCGGAAAACCGGATACTGCTGGGGGAGCTGCTGGCGGAGCATTTGCCCGGGGTCGGCTACCGTGCGCCGTCGGCCGGCTACCTTGCCTGGCTGGACTTCGGTGCGGCGGGCTGGGGTGATGATCCGGCTGCGTTCGCCTTGGACCATGCGCGGGTGGCGTTGGAACCGGGACTGCGGTTCGGCCGGCAGGGTGCCGGATTCGCCCGCCTGAATTTCGCCTGTTCATCCGAGGTGCTTACCGAGGCCGTGTCACGGCTGGCCGCCTCGGCCGCCCTGCGGTAG
- a CDS encoding ABC transporter permease: MTATAAQPAPAPAAVERRRFVRSASGLAAGVCIVILLAALSLFVGVGDLSLSSLLAGDPTTQMLFWASQLPRTLSIVLAGMALSVAGLIMQLMARNKFVEPSTVGTVESAQLGILAVTVLLPGASMFLKMSAASVFAAAGTALFLLVLRRIPLRNTLIVPLVGIMLGGVISAVTTFFAYRTDLLQTLNSWMIGDFSGVLRGRYELLWIVGALTLIGYLAADRFTVAGMGADFTTNLGLDYNRVMALGLVIVSLISAVVVVSVGSIPFLGLIVPNLVSLLIGDNVRRAVPWVAVFGAGFVLLCDIIGRTIRYPYEIPVGVIVSAVGSVIFLYLLLRKRGSRA, translated from the coding sequence ATGACCGCTACCGCCGCGCAGCCGGCACCAGCCCCCGCCGCCGTTGAACGGCGGCGCTTTGTGCGTTCGGCCTCCGGACTCGCCGCGGGTGTATGCATTGTTATCCTCCTGGCAGCCCTCAGCCTCTTTGTGGGCGTGGGCGACCTGTCCCTGTCCTCGCTGCTTGCCGGGGATCCCACCACGCAGATGCTCTTCTGGGCCAGCCAACTCCCCCGCACCCTGAGCATCGTCCTGGCAGGCATGGCCCTGAGCGTGGCCGGCCTGATCATGCAGCTGATGGCCCGCAACAAGTTCGTGGAGCCCTCCACTGTGGGAACGGTGGAATCGGCGCAGCTGGGCATCCTCGCCGTCACGGTGCTGCTGCCGGGTGCGTCCATGTTCCTGAAGATGTCCGCGGCCTCGGTCTTCGCCGCTGCCGGGACCGCACTGTTCCTGCTGGTCCTGCGCCGGATTCCGTTGCGCAACACCCTGATTGTCCCCCTGGTGGGAATCATGCTCGGCGGCGTCATTTCCGCCGTCACCACGTTCTTCGCCTACCGCACCGACCTGCTGCAGACCCTCAACAGCTGGATGATCGGCGACTTCTCAGGTGTCCTGCGCGGACGCTACGAGCTGCTGTGGATTGTGGGCGCCCTGACCCTGATCGGCTACCTTGCCGCAGACCGCTTCACCGTGGCCGGCATGGGGGCGGATTTCACCACCAACCTCGGCCTGGACTACAACCGGGTCATGGCACTGGGCCTGGTCATCGTGTCCCTGATCAGTGCCGTGGTTGTGGTCAGCGTCGGCTCCATACCCTTCCTGGGACTGATCGTGCCGAACCTGGTCTCGCTGCTGATCGGTGACAACGTGCGCCGGGCTGTTCCCTGGGTTGCCGTGTTCGGTGCTGGTTTCGTGCTGCTGTGCGACATCATCGGCCGCACCATCCGCTACCCGTATGAAATTCCCGTAGGCGTTATTGTGTCCGCCGTCGGCAGTGTCATCTTCCTGTACCTTCTGCTGCGCAAACGGGGTTCCCGTGCCTGA
- a CDS encoding DUF6507 family protein produces MGLNGYSIDVATCSGILARARDDEGIWNAIRAVDVAYDDAANSCGSAAVAAALIEVGEMLSQQGQFAAARVENAVDGVGQAVSAYIQGDMDMAESGRRSVNQVPQLDHDPAASGARSVSAVS; encoded by the coding sequence ATGGGTCTGAACGGTTACAGCATAGATGTTGCTACGTGCTCGGGGATATTGGCGAGGGCGCGTGATGACGAAGGCATTTGGAATGCAATCAGAGCGGTCGACGTCGCCTACGATGACGCCGCTAACAGTTGTGGGAGCGCTGCCGTGGCAGCAGCGCTTATCGAAGTGGGCGAAATGCTTTCCCAGCAGGGACAATTCGCGGCTGCCCGTGTGGAAAATGCCGTGGACGGTGTGGGGCAAGCGGTCAGCGCATACATCCAGGGCGACATGGACATGGCCGAATCGGGCCGGCGGAGCGTGAACCAGGTACCGCAACTGGATCACGACCCGGCAGCCTCGGGTGCCCGCAGCGTTTCGGCGGTGTCCTGA
- a CDS encoding ABC transporter ATP-binding protein, which produces MISVSGVTKRYSSAVVVDGVSCEIKEGGITSIIGPNGAGKSTLLSMISRLLGMDSGTVTVDGLDVVTTPGRDLAKKMAILRQDNQLTVRLTVRDLVGFGRYPHNGGRPGPADKAHINTAMEYLDLTALADKFVDELSGGQRQRAFIAMVLAQDTDYLLLDEPLNNLDMKHSVEMMRLLRRLTDDFGKTVVLVIHDINFASCYSDDIIAMCDGRLIHQGPPSDIMRPEVLKDIYDIDIRIEEIEGNRIGVYFA; this is translated from the coding sequence ATGATTTCCGTTTCCGGCGTGACCAAACGCTACTCCTCCGCCGTCGTGGTGGACGGTGTCAGCTGCGAAATCAAGGAAGGCGGCATCACCTCGATCATTGGGCCCAACGGCGCCGGCAAATCCACGCTGCTTTCCATGATCAGCCGGCTGCTGGGGATGGACTCGGGGACGGTCACCGTGGACGGGCTCGACGTCGTCACCACGCCGGGGCGCGACCTCGCGAAGAAGATGGCCATCCTGCGCCAGGACAACCAGCTCACTGTCCGCCTGACTGTGCGGGACCTGGTCGGGTTTGGCCGCTACCCGCACAACGGCGGACGTCCCGGGCCTGCGGACAAGGCCCACATCAATACCGCCATGGAGTACCTGGACCTAACTGCCCTGGCGGACAAGTTCGTGGACGAGCTGTCCGGCGGCCAGCGCCAGCGCGCGTTCATTGCCATGGTGCTGGCCCAGGACACGGACTACCTGCTGCTGGATGAGCCGCTGAACAACCTGGACATGAAGCACTCCGTGGAAATGATGCGGCTGCTGCGCCGGCTTACCGATGACTTCGGCAAGACCGTGGTGCTGGTCATCCACGACATTAACTTCGCGTCCTGCTATTCGGACGACATCATCGCCATGTGTGACGGCCGGCTGATTCATCAGGGGCCGCCGTCGGACATCATGCGCCCGGAAGTCCTGAAGGACATTTACGACATCGATATCCGGATCGAGGAAATTGAAGGCAACCGGATAGGCGTGTACTTCGCCTGA
- a CDS encoding class I SAM-dependent methyltransferase — MPDTSLAHVLTPEGWQLLNSLPPYLESESLKLNTELRKAGHSPELVAAVLTQAKLRMKARAKFGPFAEHMVFTAPGLEQATRLNVAALHAQRYQAAGLAKVADLGCGIGADSLALATLDRQVTSVELDEVTAAAATINLMPWPEATVVQGRAEEFDLTGFDGVWLDPARRTTSTSGTTRIFDPEAFSPPLSFVESLADSGLPVGVKMGPGIPHEALPANCEAQWVSVDGDVTEATLWFNALRRDGVRRAALVIGAAGAAELTSPVDYDAGAQDVQVGPAEGYLYEPDGAVIRAGLVADVARTLEGHLLDEHIAYICAPELRETPFARAYRILEVRPYNVKALKAWVKENRIGVLDIKKRGMSVTPEEVRKALLAGSGKGPGKADNKATLVLTRIGEDRVALVVEPVPAA, encoded by the coding sequence ATGCCTGATACTTCCCTTGCACACGTTCTGACCCCCGAGGGATGGCAGCTGCTGAACTCGCTCCCCCCGTATCTCGAATCCGAGTCCCTGAAGCTGAACACGGAGCTGCGCAAGGCCGGGCATTCCCCCGAGCTGGTGGCCGCCGTGCTGACCCAGGCGAAGCTGCGGATGAAGGCCCGGGCAAAGTTCGGCCCGTTCGCGGAGCACATGGTCTTCACCGCCCCGGGATTGGAGCAGGCCACCAGGCTCAATGTTGCGGCCCTGCATGCCCAGCGCTACCAGGCGGCCGGCCTGGCCAAGGTGGCCGACCTCGGCTGCGGAATCGGCGCCGATTCCCTGGCCCTGGCCACGCTGGACCGACAGGTAACCTCCGTGGAGCTCGACGAGGTTACGGCCGCCGCGGCCACCATCAACCTGATGCCCTGGCCCGAGGCCACCGTGGTGCAGGGACGGGCGGAGGAGTTCGACCTGACCGGATTCGACGGCGTGTGGCTGGATCCCGCGCGCCGCACCACCTCGACGTCGGGAACCACCCGCATCTTTGACCCGGAGGCCTTTTCCCCTCCCCTGTCCTTTGTGGAGTCCCTGGCCGATTCCGGGCTGCCGGTAGGCGTGAAGATGGGCCCGGGCATTCCGCACGAGGCGCTGCCGGCGAACTGCGAAGCGCAGTGGGTCTCCGTAGACGGCGACGTCACGGAAGCCACGCTGTGGTTCAACGCGCTCCGCCGCGACGGCGTCCGCCGGGCGGCGCTGGTTATCGGCGCCGCCGGTGCCGCTGAACTGACCTCGCCGGTGGATTACGACGCCGGCGCCCAGGACGTGCAGGTGGGTCCGGCCGAGGGCTACCTCTACGAACCCGACGGCGCCGTGATCCGAGCCGGGCTGGTGGCCGATGTCGCCCGCACCTTGGAGGGGCATCTGCTGGATGAGCACATTGCCTACATCTGCGCACCTGAGCTGCGCGAGACGCCGTTTGCCCGGGCCTACCGCATCCTCGAGGTGCGCCCCTACAACGTCAAGGCGCTGAAGGCCTGGGTGAAGGAAAACCGCATCGGCGTGCTGGACATCAAAAAGCGCGGCATGTCCGTGACGCCCGAGGAAGTACGCAAGGCCCTGCTCGCCGGTTCCGGAAAGGGACCGGGCAAAGCGGACAACAAGGCCACACTGGTCCTCACCCGGATCGGGGAAGACCGTGTGGCCCTGGTGGTGGAGCCGGTCCCCGCCGCCTGA